The region AGTAGTCGCAAAAATAGCTGGTTTTTTATATTTTCAAATCAAATATTAAGAAATCTTAAAACATTTATGCAGCAACATTTAAACATTTTTCTTTATGATCAATGTAAATAAAATGTTGGAGGTTAGTATAAATGTTTTTGTTAGAGTATATAAAAAATCCAAGATATATTGGAGCAATAGCGCCAAGCGGTAAATATTTAGCCTATAGAATGATTCGTGAGATAGATTTTAAAAATGCAAAATATATTATAGAATATGGACCAGGAACCGGCGCATTTACAGAAAAAATTCTTTCTAGAGTAAATAATAATACAATCGTTATATTAATTGAAAGAAACAAAGAATTTTATAACAGTTTAAATAAGCTTTACGGTTATAAAAAGAACGTGATAATAGTAAATGATAGCGCAGAAAACATTGATATTATACTAAAAAGATATTCGGTTAGTGAGGTTGATTATATTGTTTCTGGCATACCTTTTGCATCATTACCGAAAAATGTCTCAAGGCGCATCTTAATGAAAACATCAGATTTGTTAAAGCATAGAGGAAAATTTATTACTTTTCAATATACACTTTTCAAATTGAGATTTATTAAAAAATATTTTAGAGAGGTCAATTATTCTAAAGTATTTATAAATTTTCCACCAGCGTATGTTTTAACGTGTGAAGAGGGGAGTTATGAAAAAAAATATATTAATAGTTGATGATGATAAAGACATTAGTGAGCTTATTGCCGTATATTTAAAATCAGAAGATTATTACGTTGATAAAGCTTGTAGTGGACTAGAAGCTCTACAATTAATAAAAGAAAATAACTTTGATTTGGTAATATTAGATATTATGATGCCAAAAATGGATGGTTTAGAGACTTTGATTCATATAAGAAAAGATTTTAATATGCCGATTATTTTTCTTACTGCAAAAAATCAGGAAATAGACTTGATTAGGGGCTTATCCTTAGGTGCCGACGATTATATCTCAAAACCTTTTAGCTCGATGGAATTGATTGCTAGAGTGAAAGCTCAACTAAGAAGATATACGATATTTAATAATCTAGATAATAATGACATTTCGATTGGAGAATTAGTTTTAAGTCTTGATATGCATAGGGTGACGGTGGCAGGAAAGGAAGTCAAATTGACACCAACTGAATATAAAATATTAGAATTATTCTGCAGAAATAAAAATATCGTATTTAGTGTTGAACAAATCTATGAAAATATTTGGAGAGATAAATTTGCAGTTGGTGATACGTCAATTATGGTCCATATTACAAAACTTAGGCAAAAAATTGAAAAAGATCCAAAGAATCCTGAGTATATAAAAACGGTCTGGGGAGTTGGTTATAAAATATGAAGAGAAAAGCATATAATTCTTTAGCTGTAAAAGCATTAGGAGCTGTAATTCTTGGCATCGTAGGTTGTTTTATCGTGATGGTATCGTGTTTTAAATTTTATTCTATTATTTTATATAAAAATGCTATGTCATGGGATAACGAATATAATATATTATTTCTTTCATTCATCTTTATTGTTACGATAAGTTCATTTATATTAATATTCTTATTGCTTGTGAACAGAAGGCTTAAATATTTTAAATACATCATAAATTCAGTAAAAAAAATAGATTCCTTGAAATACTTAAGTCAACTAGAGGAGAAAGGAAATGATGAATTTACTGAGTTAGCTCAGAATATAAACATAAT is a window of Lachnoclostridium phytofermentans ISDg DNA encoding:
- a CDS encoding class I SAM-dependent methyltransferase; its protein translation is MFLLEYIKNPRYIGAIAPSGKYLAYRMIREIDFKNAKYIIEYGPGTGAFTEKILSRVNNNTIVILIERNKEFYNSLNKLYGYKKNVIIVNDSAENIDIILKRYSVSEVDYIVSGIPFASLPKNVSRRILMKTSDLLKHRGKFITFQYTLFKLRFIKKYFREVNYSKVFINFPPAYVLTCEEGSYEKKYINS
- a CDS encoding response regulator transcription factor, with the translated sequence MKKNILIVDDDKDISELIAVYLKSEDYYVDKACSGLEALQLIKENNFDLVILDIMMPKMDGLETLIHIRKDFNMPIIFLTAKNQEIDLIRGLSLGADDYISKPFSSMELIARVKAQLRRYTIFNNLDNNDISIGELVLSLDMHRVTVAGKEVKLTPTEYKILELFCRNKNIVFSVEQIYENIWRDKFAVGDTSIMVHITKLRQKIEKDPKNPEYIKTVWGVGYKI